In Salvelinus namaycush isolate Seneca chromosome 17, SaNama_1.0, whole genome shotgun sequence, one genomic interval encodes:
- the LOC120062351 gene encoding MAP7 domain-containing protein 2-like isoform X10, producing the protein MAEGATSLKGLRAQMAAAAQAQAEERRSLAGNSPGPASAAAANTPSPGAANTPSPAAAAKSPRPVIDGAALRIDERLRVAKERREESDRQQATKETQILERERKAKLQVERQMEERQKKLDEQRRKEEQRRSAVEGKRKQKQEEEKEHYEAVMRRTLERSQRVEQKQKRWSWGGVSESDNRPASPSPLHLMQRGPVRSRSIDRQKSTTLPTSASADQLNPSLKEKQFSSPGGKRPASPSNIAGRHRSPSPATLPASKRTPSPSAAKQSLRNRPPSPGGTKHRPPSPQPSSAKPPSPQPTSAKPPSPQPTSAKPPPIQRPALTPTGPPTLRKKDSKPKDLCPIQAVAPQSPEPPQTSSTPTPTPTSSSKTKDKDEKSMAGTNSAAEAAMILAENRRLAREKKEREEALRVLREEEEKLRKEEEKRLAEEARLKRLEEERRLAEERKKKEEEDALMAEADRERLEAEEAGRQAELQKEREEAEAQAAIDAEKVRIERERVMAQNHKERMERKKRIEEIMKRTRKGDQEKGGDDDDDGGDDEDEKDLQDEEGEEEGEEETNCVETRDDESTQPGDVALETDGLDEEERGLARSEPMGVREEPLGCVNGIPEADNKENNRTTAEEPLAVSPVPKGRLVGGSEFLNEDSNKLAPGLNGKPGPWSFEEFIDLGVNSKGRPLIDADGRNQGLIDCDGAPKGPRVAFEDKGTPVATLHPSSQPIEALSEM; encoded by the exons CTGCAGCTGCGCAGGCACAGGCAGAGGAGCGGCGCAGCCTAGCAGGGAACAGCCCAGGGCCTGCATCCGCAGCAGCAGCTAACACGCCATCCCCAGGAGCAGCTAACACGCCatccccagcagcagcagcgaagTCTCCCCGACCAG tcATTGATGGTGCTGCACTAAGGATAGACGAGCGTCTTCGTGTGGCGAAAGAGAGACGAGAGGAATCCGATAGGCAGCAAG CTACGAAGGAAACTCAGATCCTGGAGCGGGAGCGTAAGGCCAAGCTGCAGGTGGAGCGTCAGATGGAGGAGCGCCAGAAGAAGCTGGACGAGCAGCGCAGGAAGGAGGAGCAGAGACGCTCGGCCGTGGAGGGAAAGAGGAAGCAAAAACAGGAAGAGGAGAAG GAGCACTATGAGGCGGTGATGCGGCGGACCCTGGAGCGCAGCCAGAGAGTGGAGCAGAAGCAGAAGAGGTGGTCCTGGGGAGGGGTTTCAGAGTCAGACAACCGACCTG CCTCGCCCAGCCCCCTGCACCTGATGCAGCGAGGACCCGTGCGCAGCCGCAGCATCGACCGGCAGAAGAGCACCACCCTGCCCACCTCGGCCTCGGCAGACCAACTGAACCCCTCACTG AAGGAGAAACAGTTCTCGTCGCCCGGAGGGAAGCGCCCCGCCTCGCCCTCCAACATCGCGGGACGCCACCGCTCGCCCTCCCCTGCCACCCTCCCCGCCAGCAAGAGAACCCCCTCCCCCAGTGCAGCAAA GCAAAGCCTCCGTAACCGTCCCCCGTCACCCGGAGGTACCAAACATCGCCCCCCGTCCCCTCAGCCCAGCTCGGCCAAGCCCCCATCCCCTCAGCCCACCTCGGCCAAGCCACCATCCCCTCAGCCCACCTCGGCCAAGCCACCACCCATCCAGAGACCGGCCCTCACCCCGACCGGCCCCCCCACCCTGCGGAAGAAAGACTCCAAGCCAAAGGACCTGTGTCCCATCCAGGCTGTGGCCCCCCAGTCCCCAGAGCCCCCCCAGACCAGCTCAACACCGACTCCTACTCCCACATCCTCTAGTAAGACCAAAGACAAGGACG AGAAGTCCATGGCGGGCACCAACTCTGCAGCCGAGGCCGCCATGATCCTTGCTGAGAACCGCCGTCTGGCGcgggagaagaaggagagagaagaggcacTCCGAGtactgagagaggaggaggagaa gctgaggaaggaggaggagaaacgCTTGGCCGAGGAGGCACGGTTGAAAcgcctggaggaggagaggaggctggcggaggagaggaagaaaaaggaggaggaggacgctCTCATGGCAGAGGCAGACCGAGAGAGACTGGAGGCTGAGGAGGCCGGGAGACAGGCTGAACTACAGAAAGAG CGTGAAGAGGCGGAAGCACAGGCTGCAATTGATGCAGAGAAGGTCCGCATTGAGAGGGAGAGGGTAATGGCCCAGAACCATAAGGAACGCATGGAGAGGAAGAAG AGAATTGAGGAGATTATGAAGAGAACCAGAAAAGGGGACCAAGAAAAG GgaggagatgatgatgatgatggtggtgatgatgaggatgagAAAGACCTACAggatgaagagggagaggaggagggcgaaGAAGAAACCAACTGTGTCGAAACCAGGG ACGACGAGTCAACCCAGCCCGGAGATGTTGCCTTGGAGACGGACGGCCTGGATGAGGAGGAGCGTGGACTGGCCCGCAGCGAACCAATGGGAGTGCGGGAGGAGCCGTTGGGATGCGTGAACGGGATACCGGAGGCAGACAACAAGGAGAACAACAGAACCACCGCTGAGGAGCCTCTGGCTGTTAG TCCAGTGCCTAAGGGTCGTTTAGTGGGGGGCTCAGAGTTCCTGAACGAGGACTCTAACAAGCTGGCCCCGGGGCTGAACGGTAAACCTGGCCCCTGGAGCTTCGAGGAGTTCATTGACCTGGGTGTCAACTCCAAGGGCCGTCCCCTCATCGATGCTGACGGCCGCAACCAGGGCCTCATCGACTGTGACGGGGCCCCCAAGGGACCCAGGGTGGCCTTCGAGGACAAGGGGACCCCCGTGgccaccctccacccctccagtCAGCCCATCGAAGCCCTGTCAG agATGTGA
- the LOC120062351 gene encoding ensconsin-like isoform X4, giving the protein MAEGATSLKGLRAQMAAAAQAQAEERRSLAGNSPGPASAAAANTPSPGAANTPSPAAAAKSPRPATKETQILERERKAKLQVERQMEERQKKLDEQRRKEEQRRSAVEGKRKQKQEEEKEHYEAVMRRTLERSQRVEQKQKRWSWGGVSESDNRPGEPDAGASSPVAIVISPASPEKPPRTQADKRSTSTMNLKQPADSGINKRLSSSATLIKSPDKSARVRSSSLNRLPRNNKVDLDTQPTKEGRQKLQVEQTGPSLMKRSSSLTRAGGGRTPTPSKLDKGTSDDQARKPLASPVDGGFLSRLLTPTQASIARSKSAAALSEGGEAPECHLCPRSASPSPLHLMQRGPVRSRSIDRQKSTTLPTSASADQLNPSLKEKQFSSPGGKRPASPSNIAGRHRSPSPATLPASKRTPSPSAAKQSLRNRPPSPGGTKHRPPSPQPSSAKPPSPQPTSAKPPSPQPTSAKPPPIQRPALTPTGPPTLRKKDSKPKDLCPIQAVAPQSPEPPQTSSTPTPTPTSSSKTKDKDEKSMAGTNSAAEAAMILAENRRLAREKKEREEALRVLREEEEKLRKEEEKRLAEEARLKRLEEERRLAEERKKKEEEDALMAEADRERLEAEEAGRQAELQKEREEAEAQAAIDAEKVRIERERVMAQNHKERMERKKRIEEIMKRTRKGDQEKGGDDDDDGGDDEDEKDLQDEEGEEEGEEETNCVETRDDESTQPGDVALETDGLDEEERGLARSEPMGVREEPLGCVNGIPEADNKENNRTTAEEPLAVSPVPKGRLVGGSEFLNEDSNKLAPGLNGKPGPWSFEEFIDLGVNSKGRPLIDADGRNQGLIDCDGAPKGPRVAFEDKGTPVATLHPSSQPIEALSEM; this is encoded by the exons CTGCAGCTGCGCAGGCACAGGCAGAGGAGCGGCGCAGCCTAGCAGGGAACAGCCCAGGGCCTGCATCCGCAGCAGCAGCTAACACGCCATCCCCAGGAGCAGCTAACACGCCatccccagcagcagcagcgaagTCTCCCCGACCAG CTACGAAGGAAACTCAGATCCTGGAGCGGGAGCGTAAGGCCAAGCTGCAGGTGGAGCGTCAGATGGAGGAGCGCCAGAAGAAGCTGGACGAGCAGCGCAGGAAGGAGGAGCAGAGACGCTCGGCCGTGGAGGGAAAGAGGAAGCAAAAACAGGAAGAGGAGAAG GAGCACTATGAGGCGGTGATGCGGCGGACCCTGGAGCGCAGCCAGAGAGTGGAGCAGAAGCAGAAGAGGTGGTCCTGGGGAGGGGTTTCAGAGTCAGACAACCGACCTG GAGAACCTGACGCAGGCGCCTCCTCTCCAGTAGCTATAGTTATCTCCCCCGCGTCTCCAGAAAAGCCCCCCAGGACTCAAG CTGACAAGCGCTCTACCTCCACCATGAACCTGAAACAGCCGGCCGATTCTGGCATCAACAAGCGCCTGTCCTCCTCCGCCACCCTCATCAAATCACCTGACAAAA GTGCTCGTGTGAGGAGTTCGTCACTGAACCGGTTGCCTAGAAACAACAAAGTCGACCTAGACACTCAGCCCACTAAGGAAGGCAGACAAAAGCTTCAGGTGGAACAGACAG GCCCCTCCCTGATGAAGAGAAGCTCCTCCCTGACACGCGCTGGGGGGGGCAGAACGCCGACCCCCTCCAAGCTCGATAAGGGGACGTCAGATGACCAAG CTCGCAAGCCCCTGGCAAGCCCCGTGGACGGAGGGTTCCTCAGTCGCCTTCTCACCCCCACCCAGGCCTCAATAGCTAGGAGCAAGAGCGCCGCAGCCCTGTCCGAAGGAGGCGAAGCCCCAG AGTGTCACCTGTGTCCTCGTTCAGCCTCGCCCAGCCCCCTGCACCTGATGCAGCGAGGACCCGTGCGCAGCCGCAGCATCGACCGGCAGAAGAGCACCACCCTGCCCACCTCGGCCTCGGCAGACCAACTGAACCCCTCACTG AAGGAGAAACAGTTCTCGTCGCCCGGAGGGAAGCGCCCCGCCTCGCCCTCCAACATCGCGGGACGCCACCGCTCGCCCTCCCCTGCCACCCTCCCCGCCAGCAAGAGAACCCCCTCCCCCAGTGCAGCAAA GCAAAGCCTCCGTAACCGTCCCCCGTCACCCGGAGGTACCAAACATCGCCCCCCGTCCCCTCAGCCCAGCTCGGCCAAGCCCCCATCCCCTCAGCCCACCTCGGCCAAGCCACCATCCCCTCAGCCCACCTCGGCCAAGCCACCACCCATCCAGAGACCGGCCCTCACCCCGACCGGCCCCCCCACCCTGCGGAAGAAAGACTCCAAGCCAAAGGACCTGTGTCCCATCCAGGCTGTGGCCCCCCAGTCCCCAGAGCCCCCCCAGACCAGCTCAACACCGACTCCTACTCCCACATCCTCTAGTAAGACCAAAGACAAGGACG AGAAGTCCATGGCGGGCACCAACTCTGCAGCCGAGGCCGCCATGATCCTTGCTGAGAACCGCCGTCTGGCGcgggagaagaaggagagagaagaggcacTCCGAGtactgagagaggaggaggagaa gctgaggaaggaggaggagaaacgCTTGGCCGAGGAGGCACGGTTGAAAcgcctggaggaggagaggaggctggcggaggagaggaagaaaaaggaggaggaggacgctCTCATGGCAGAGGCAGACCGAGAGAGACTGGAGGCTGAGGAGGCCGGGAGACAGGCTGAACTACAGAAAGAG CGTGAAGAGGCGGAAGCACAGGCTGCAATTGATGCAGAGAAGGTCCGCATTGAGAGGGAGAGGGTAATGGCCCAGAACCATAAGGAACGCATGGAGAGGAAGAAG AGAATTGAGGAGATTATGAAGAGAACCAGAAAAGGGGACCAAGAAAAG GgaggagatgatgatgatgatggtggtgatgatgaggatgagAAAGACCTACAggatgaagagggagaggaggagggcgaaGAAGAAACCAACTGTGTCGAAACCAGGG ACGACGAGTCAACCCAGCCCGGAGATGTTGCCTTGGAGACGGACGGCCTGGATGAGGAGGAGCGTGGACTGGCCCGCAGCGAACCAATGGGAGTGCGGGAGGAGCCGTTGGGATGCGTGAACGGGATACCGGAGGCAGACAACAAGGAGAACAACAGAACCACCGCTGAGGAGCCTCTGGCTGTTAG TCCAGTGCCTAAGGGTCGTTTAGTGGGGGGCTCAGAGTTCCTGAACGAGGACTCTAACAAGCTGGCCCCGGGGCTGAACGGTAAACCTGGCCCCTGGAGCTTCGAGGAGTTCATTGACCTGGGTGTCAACTCCAAGGGCCGTCCCCTCATCGATGCTGACGGCCGCAACCAGGGCCTCATCGACTGTGACGGGGCCCCCAAGGGACCCAGGGTGGCCTTCGAGGACAAGGGGACCCCCGTGgccaccctccacccctccagtCAGCCCATCGAAGCCCTGTCAG agATGTGA